One Paraburkholderia caffeinilytica DNA segment encodes these proteins:
- a CDS encoding addiction module antidote protein, translating to MSKVKTARFDASHYLDSDEMIAEYLNAALEEGDADLLLAAIADIAKARGIAKVAADAGLGRESLYKTLAPGSKPRMDTVFKLLRALGVKLNAVPEGVAPA from the coding sequence ATGAGCAAAGTCAAAACCGCACGGTTCGACGCATCGCATTACCTCGATAGCGACGAGATGATCGCCGAGTATCTCAACGCAGCGCTTGAAGAAGGCGACGCCGATCTCCTTCTCGCCGCAATTGCCGACATCGCAAAAGCCCGCGGCATTGCGAAGGTCGCGGCCGACGCGGGGCTCGGGCGTGAAAGCCTCTATAAAACACTCGCACCCGGCTCCAAACCGCGCATGGATACAGTGTTCAAACTGCTGCGCGCGCTCGGCGTCAAACTCAACGCAGTGCCGGAAGGCGTGGCGCCCGCCTGA
- a CDS encoding type II toxin-antitoxin system RelE/ParE family toxin: protein MVFTLARSYPKGYTHQQIGSPPVYTVNRTEEFDRWLAGLADLRARAKILVRVRRAERGHFGDVKLLEDGVSEMRIDCGPGYRVYFAREGSMVYLLLCGGDKSTQPADIRHAKSMWADIRKELS, encoded by the coding sequence ATGGTTTTTACACTTGCACGATCGTATCCAAAAGGATACACTCATCAACAAATCGGTTCACCGCCTGTGTACACGGTCAACCGCACCGAAGAATTCGACCGCTGGCTTGCCGGCCTCGCAGACTTGCGCGCGAGGGCGAAAATCCTGGTGCGGGTCCGGCGTGCTGAGCGAGGTCATTTCGGTGACGTCAAGCTGCTGGAAGACGGTGTGTCCGAGATGCGCATCGATTGTGGTCCCGGCTATCGGGTCTACTTCGCGCGCGAAGGGAGCATGGTGTACCTGCTGCTCTGCGGTGGCGACAAATCCACGCAGCCAGCCGATATCAGGCATGCCAAATCAATGTGGGCAGACATCAGAAAGGAACTGTCATGA
- a CDS encoding nuclear transport factor 2 family protein codes for MNAHTDLIDRYFDAWNETDALRRRELIAATWAADADYRDPLLAGAGHDGIDAMIRAVHERFPHHTFRRTTEVDGFANRLRFSWALTTPAGEAIVKGSDFGVLDTHGRLQAVTGFLDQVPAAT; via the coding sequence ATGAATGCGCATACCGATCTGATCGACCGTTATTTCGACGCATGGAATGAAACGGATGCGTTGCGCCGCCGCGAACTGATCGCCGCGACGTGGGCTGCCGATGCCGACTATCGCGATCCGCTGCTTGCCGGCGCGGGCCATGACGGCATCGACGCGATGATCCGCGCGGTGCATGAACGCTTTCCGCATCACACGTTTCGCCGCACGACGGAGGTCGACGGCTTCGCGAACCGCCTGCGCTTTTCGTGGGCACTCACCACGCCGGCCGGCGAGGCGATCGTCAAGGGATCCGACTTCGGCGTGCTCGACACGCATGGCCGCCTGCAGGCGGTGACAGGTTTCCTCGACCAGGTGCCTGCCGCCACCTGA
- a CDS encoding RbsD/FucU family protein produces MLKNLDPLLNADVLHALRSMGHGDELVVCDANFPGASVAQETVLGKLLRLDGVNAPRAIRAILSVMPLDTFIERPASRMEVVGEPNTIPAVQREAQIEIDAAEGREVPLASVERFAFYERARKAYCVIATGEERGYGCFVFTKGVLLAPDAPQQ; encoded by the coding sequence GTGCTGAAGAATCTGGACCCGCTGCTGAATGCCGACGTGCTGCATGCGCTACGTTCGATGGGCCATGGCGACGAACTGGTGGTGTGCGACGCCAACTTCCCGGGCGCGTCCGTCGCGCAGGAGACGGTGTTGGGCAAGCTGCTGCGACTCGATGGCGTGAACGCACCGCGTGCCATTCGCGCGATTCTGTCGGTGATGCCGCTGGATACATTTATCGAACGCCCGGCATCGCGGATGGAAGTGGTGGGCGAGCCGAATACGATCCCGGCCGTTCAGCGCGAAGCGCAGATCGAGATCGATGCGGCGGAAGGGCGCGAGGTGCCGCTTGCTTCGGTCGAACGGTTCGCTTTCTATGAGCGGGCGCGCAAAGCCTATTGCGTGATCGCCACCGGCGAAGAGCGCGGTTATGGCTGCTTCGTATTTACCAAGGGTGTCTTGCTCGCGCCGGATGCGCCGCAGCAATAG
- a CDS encoding DoxX family protein — translation MTRPVDSGVILIARIALAVLFLWGGVMKLLGYAGFVGYLHAKGVPFVQIAAPIATVIEALGGLLLIVGFKIRPLALILAVYTVAAAVLGHDFWNVTDPALQRDMVIHFWKNIGIAGGFLLLFVTGAGRISIDGARAPRGGLNL, via the coding sequence ATGACGCGTCCCGTCGATTCCGGCGTCATCCTCATCGCGCGTATTGCGCTTGCCGTGCTGTTTTTGTGGGGCGGTGTGATGAAACTGCTGGGCTACGCGGGCTTCGTCGGCTATCTGCATGCGAAGGGGGTGCCGTTCGTCCAGATCGCCGCGCCGATTGCAACAGTGATCGAGGCACTCGGCGGTCTGCTGCTGATCGTCGGCTTCAAGATCCGCCCGCTCGCGCTCATTCTGGCCGTCTACACCGTGGCGGCCGCCGTGCTGGGCCACGATTTCTGGAACGTGACCGATCCCGCTTTGCAACGCGATATGGTGATCCACTTCTGGAAGAACATCGGTATTGCCGGTGGTTTCCTGCTGCTGTTCGTGACCGGAGCGGGCCGTATCAGTATCGACGGCGCGCGTGCGCCACGCGGCGGCCTGAATCTCTGA
- a CDS encoding MFS transporter, which produces MNACTPPVSPALGRVLATVSVGFVVTQLDVTIVNIALPKIGANLHANVAGLQWVVDAYTLVFAVLMLSAGALGDRLGARRMYAAGIVLFAFASLACGLALDATMLVAARAVQGIGAAAMLPNSLALLNQSYGHDPKLRARAVGLWTAAGAIAIAAGPVLGGVLIAAFGWRSIFLVNLPICAAGLLATLVWLPRPESARKDAQQVVGAKAGAMSEAGAVTRATTGPTSGAMTGAGATTRTTTQAATRATTGPTAGATTGTTTGTTTQVSAKATTEPTVAPTAEATPRGIDLSGQTLAIVALTAFVAAVIEWRPLGLSHPLVAGGFILALIATAAFIVVESRVAAPMLPLSLFRKRTFNAAVLFGICVNLTYYGMVFVLSLYLQRVRGYSPLQAGLAFLPLTGGFLISNVASGWVVGRFGVRVPMIAGAITAGLGYGLLHFVDASTPLIGLLLPFLLIPSGMGLAVPAMTTAVLASVEAKRAATASAVLNTARQAGGAVGVAAFGALASGAAATQIVVGMQAATAISVGLLVISGVMGCLVHPEPHASSASKPRMTGSRHVGESR; this is translated from the coding sequence ATGAACGCTTGCACTCCCCCTGTCTCGCCCGCCCTCGGCCGCGTCCTTGCGACCGTCAGCGTCGGCTTCGTCGTCACGCAACTCGACGTGACCATCGTCAACATCGCCCTGCCGAAGATTGGCGCCAACCTGCACGCGAATGTCGCGGGCCTGCAATGGGTCGTCGACGCGTACACGCTCGTGTTCGCCGTGCTGATGCTGTCGGCGGGCGCACTCGGTGACCGGCTCGGCGCACGACGCATGTACGCGGCCGGCATCGTGCTGTTTGCGTTCGCGTCGCTCGCCTGCGGATTGGCGCTCGATGCCACCATGCTGGTCGCCGCGCGCGCGGTGCAAGGCATCGGCGCCGCCGCCATGCTGCCGAATTCGCTGGCGCTGCTCAATCAGTCATACGGCCACGATCCGAAGCTCCGGGCGCGCGCAGTCGGGCTGTGGACCGCCGCGGGTGCGATTGCGATCGCGGCCGGACCGGTGCTCGGCGGCGTGCTGATCGCGGCGTTCGGCTGGCGCAGTATCTTTCTCGTCAATCTGCCGATCTGCGCAGCCGGTTTGCTGGCGACTTTGGTCTGGCTGCCGCGGCCTGAGTCCGCGCGCAAAGACGCGCAGCAAGTGGTCGGGGCTAAGGCTGGCGCCATGAGTGAGGCTGGCGCTGTGACAAGGGCTACGACCGGGCCTACTTCCGGCGCCATGACTGGGGCTGGCGCTACGACGAGAACTACGACACAGGCTGCAACAAGGGCTACGACCGGGCCCACGGCCGGCGCTACGACAGGGACTACGACAGGGACTACGACACAGGTTTCAGCAAAGGCTACGACCGAGCCAACAGTCGCCCCCACGGCTGAGGCGACCCCGCGCGGCATCGATCTGAGCGGTCAGACCCTTGCGATCGTCGCGCTCACCGCCTTCGTCGCCGCGGTGATCGAATGGCGGCCGCTGGGGCTGAGCCATCCGCTGGTCGCCGGGGGTTTCATACTCGCGCTGATCGCGACCGCCGCCTTCATCGTCGTGGAATCGCGCGTCGCGGCACCGATGCTGCCGCTCTCGCTATTTCGCAAGCGCACGTTCAATGCGGCGGTGTTGTTCGGCATCTGCGTGAATCTGACGTACTACGGCATGGTGTTCGTACTGAGCCTGTATCTGCAGCGCGTACGCGGCTATTCCCCGCTGCAGGCGGGTCTCGCATTCCTGCCGTTGACGGGCGGCTTTCTGATCTCCAACGTGGCGAGCGGCTGGGTGGTCGGGCGCTTTGGCGTACGTGTGCCGATGATCGCCGGCGCAATCACCGCGGGGCTCGGTTATGGCCTGCTGCATTTCGTGGATGCGTCCACGCCGTTGATCGGCTTGCTGCTGCCGTTCCTGCTGATTCCGTCCGGGATGGGCCTCGCCGTCCCGGCGATGACGACCGCCGTGCTGGCCTCCGTCGAAGCGAAGCGCGCGGCCACTGCGTCCGCCGTGCTGAATACCGCCCGGCAAGCAGGCGGCGCGGTAGGCGTCGCTGCCTTCGGCGCGTTGGCGAGCGGCGCGGCCGCCACGCAGATCGTCGTGGGGATGCAGGCCGCAACGGCTATCTCAGTCGGTCTGCTGGTGATCAGCGGCGTCATGGGCTGTCTGGTCCATCCGGAGCCGCACGCGTCGTCGGCCTCGAAACCTCGCATGACGGGTTCCCGGCACGTGGGTGAATCGCGCTGA
- a CDS encoding MFS transporter — MQATNLGGAQAVTPRPLGRSDYKTLGLAALGGALEFYDFIIFVFFAPAIGQLFFPAAMPDWLRQVQTFGIFAAGYLARPLGGIIMAHFGDLFGRKRMFTLSVLLMSVPTLMMGLLPTYTSIGVMAPVLLLVFRVMQGAAVGGEVPGAWVFVSEHVPQRHVGYACGTLTAGLTAGILLGSLIASAVNRNFAPAEISAYAWRIPFLVGGVFGMFSVYLRRWLHETPVFAELKQRKAIAAEVPLKAVLRDHGRAVIVSMLLTWMLSAAIVVVILMTPTLLQKQFHIAPATALLANCVATLCLTIGCVMAGSIAGRIGAGRTIFIGGLALAVTYYVMFQQLAVDPSTLVPLYAVAGLFVGVIGAIPFVLVKAFPPVVRFSGISFSYNVAYAVFGGLTPIAVSLMMKSNPMAAPLYVGAICIVGALTTLFIKDAPHAR, encoded by the coding sequence ATGCAAGCGACAAATCTGGGTGGAGCGCAGGCTGTCACCCCACGCCCTCTTGGGCGAAGCGATTACAAGACGCTCGGCCTCGCCGCACTCGGCGGGGCGCTGGAGTTTTACGACTTCATCATCTTCGTATTCTTCGCGCCGGCAATCGGCCAGTTGTTCTTCCCGGCCGCGATGCCGGACTGGCTGCGTCAGGTGCAGACCTTCGGCATCTTTGCCGCGGGTTATCTGGCGCGGCCGCTCGGCGGCATCATCATGGCGCACTTCGGCGACCTGTTCGGCCGCAAGCGCATGTTCACGCTGAGTGTGCTGCTGATGTCGGTGCCGACGCTGATGATGGGTCTGCTGCCCACCTACACCAGCATCGGCGTGATGGCGCCGGTGCTGCTGCTGGTGTTCCGCGTGATGCAAGGCGCGGCGGTCGGCGGCGAAGTGCCGGGCGCATGGGTATTCGTCTCCGAGCACGTGCCGCAACGGCACGTGGGCTATGCGTGCGGCACGCTGACGGCCGGCCTCACGGCAGGCATCCTGCTCGGCTCGCTGATCGCATCGGCGGTGAACCGCAATTTCGCGCCGGCGGAAATCTCCGCCTACGCATGGCGCATTCCGTTTCTCGTCGGTGGCGTATTCGGCATGTTCTCGGTTTATCTGCGCCGCTGGCTGCATGAGACGCCTGTGTTCGCCGAGCTCAAGCAACGCAAGGCGATCGCCGCAGAAGTGCCGCTCAAGGCCGTGTTGCGCGATCACGGCCGCGCCGTGATCGTGTCGATGCTGCTCACGTGGATGTTGTCCGCCGCGATCGTCGTGGTGATCCTGATGACGCCGACGCTGCTGCAGAAGCAGTTTCATATCGCACCGGCCACCGCGTTGCTGGCGAATTGCGTGGCGACGCTGTGCCTGACGATCGGCTGCGTGATGGCGGGCTCGATCGCCGGCCGCATCGGCGCGGGACGCACGATCTTCATCGGCGGCCTCGCACTGGCCGTGACGTACTACGTAATGTTCCAGCAGCTCGCCGTCGATCCGTCGACGCTGGTGCCGCTGTACGCCGTGGCCGGCCTGTTCGTCGGTGTGATCGGCGCGATTCCGTTCGTGCTGGTCAAGGCGTTCCCGCCGGTCGTGCGATTCTCGGGCATCTCGTTCTCGTATAACGTCGCTTACGCGGTGTTCGGCGGCCTTACGCCCATCGCCGTTTCGCTGATGATGAAGTCGAACCCGATGGCCGCACCGCTGTATGTCGGCGCGATCTGCATTGTCGGCGCATTGACTACGCTGTTCATCAAAGACGCGCCGCACGCGCGTTAA